TCTTTGGCAAGAGCAGGAGTGCAACATATTGCATCAGAATTTAAGTAAGAACCCCCAACCTTGTACCTGTCTTTGACCTCAACTATAATAGCTTCAACCAACCCTGTCTTTTGCTGCATGTCATTCTGTTTGTTGGTGGCTTCTGTTGTTCTCGTAAATGTGATTGACTCAAACCTGAAATCATGAAGCGAAAAACAGataaatgcttgaaaaaaaGTCTTTAAGACATGTTTGGAAACAAATCCATAATGGGGTATCATGTTTACTCAAAATTAAATGGACTCAGTACTATAATCAAATTTAACCATATTTTGACCATATATTTTTAGTTAGATATTCTCACCCAAGTAATTTGGTCCTAGTTGTAATCATTCCTGATGAAATACAACTGCAGGTTTCAGAACAAAATGCTAGCTACAATACCATAtcaccaattaattattttccaacaatgaatagaaaaataaggaaatcaACCTCATTCAAAGATGTGTTAGTGTCATGAGATAGAGATGTAGTTTGAATCATATCATATCAATGATCTCCTAGCAGGTCCATGCTGGAATTTTAGAAAAGCTCATTGACTAAAACAGTAATTGTGAAATAAAGTAGGTGCTATATGAACTGGCAGAAACATCCAGGCATTGAACAAGAAAAGCTGTCATGTTGGAATACTACGTTCATGGAAAACGACAATGGGGAGCTAAAAAAATCTTCAGATATTTGAACTTTGTAAGAGACAGACACTCACAGTCAAGCACGCAAGAATAGCTTCCATgaactaaaaataactttattgGTAATCTTTCATCACTGCTATATGGCATGAATTTTATTCATCAAGGTTCATGCAACAACAGGTACCACTTTCAGTCACTACATACATGTGGACTAGCACACTCAgacaaacaaataagaaaaaaatcgaTTCTTGATCTCGTCTTGTGAAGCCAAATTGCAAGCTTTGCAACTTAGTCTATGATGAATCACTCAGGAACACGTTGAAACTATCCATGTCATGTGCGACTTagtttaagaaaagaaaaagaaaatgcttCTAGAGATTTCATTTTTTGGAGAGCTGTTCTAAGTTTGCATGATCTCTTCAAACAGCCTGGCCAAGCACACTATCTTTGGCAGTACACATCTAAGTCTATTGAATTCCATTACCTCGTGAAGCTTTAATTTCTTCCtccatatttttatctataaattaGTTCCTTTATTTTCCTTAACATTGCCAATCTTTTAAGATCTGAAGGAACTTTTTCCATCAAGTGCAGATACACATGTACTCATGAAGCAGATAAATGGAAAAACCGCTACTAgtcaaaacataaataattgaaattccaaACACGCAAAACCTTTCCCAAAATGTCTATCATAAACAGAGACATCCATCGACCATCACTCAGAAATAATCTTTAGAAGCAAcgttaattaattacttaacgaaacgaaaaacaaaaaagaaaaaggaatattGAGCGACTAATTGTTATTATACCTGATGAAGGATTTGCCATTGAGGGGCGGGGGTTTATCTGGCTGAGAGGAAGTGTGTTTGGAAGAGTCCAATTCCTGAGAAGCGTAGAGCCCCTCGCTGCCGCCGTGAACGAAGAACGAATTGAAGCGAGGAATGAAAGGCTCCCTATTGTATTCATGGATCGAAGCCCTCGCAGCTTTGATCCAGCAGCTCATCGTCACCACCAGAATCCCTACAATGCTGTACCAATTACACCGACagtttcctctctctctcatctctctccctcccttcctctccctctctctctctctctctctctctctctatatatatatatatatataatatcagtTTGTCTGAAACTAGCTATATATCTAGGTAGGggaaagaatgaagaagaaatgagatcaATGCAGGCGCCAGGAGGACAACGATGGTGGCGTTTCTCAAATTACTgttatatacatacacaaatatatacGGACGGATTTTAACTTGTTAGGAATCAGGGAGGGATCTTACTGTATATTATAGCAGAGCCCCCCcacccccccgcccccccctcTGTGTGAGATATTTGCGTACAAATATTATTTGATACTCACTTtgtcatatttttaataatatttatgtattaatactttatatatttatactaatattatataaaatataatatattaatatatatatgtgaatatttaaataatatttttaatatatatatatatacaattttaagGGTCTTTGAATACGATTCAGAGTtcaaatttttacttattttaatatatttttttttaaaaaaaaaaaaaaggaagacaTTCGTTTTGAAGGAAGGAAAAGGGAAATAATAGAGTTAGGCAACACTAAGGTTGAGGTATAATTATGACTTGACTTGTAATGGGAAATACCGTTACCACTTAATGTAGTGatgagtttaaaaattttaggaCAAAATTAATGTATAATAAAACAAGAATTAAGTAAAGACTGTTATACATAATTGGGAAACAAAATACGTTActgagcaaaaaagaaaaatatatgattcTTCTATTCTATGTCCTAATTAAGGATACAAGAAAGtggtattttattttacaaaaattcattaattaatgggAATAAATGCAAACATCTTACCAATTAATGACAGATATTTAGAATACATGATAAATGGATGGAAAATAAGTTCGACTTATCACGTGCAACTTTTCCCAaggaaaaccaacaaaatattttatcaaaatgagttAGAAGATGGTGCTGAGACACCGTCCCAAAATAGAACCACAATAGATTCGTGTTGTGCTCATgacttgtttttatttttttctcttttttggtTTTTGCCGGCTCTTCAGGGAAAAAAGCTGCCCGATTCAACGCCAGAACAAGCGGCGCCAAACCCACAAAAGAACATGGAGTTAATAGCACAAATCATGAGCTTGGTTGGGTCAAGGAGGAAATACAAAACAGTATTTGCAACTGTTTTTTAGCTAAGGAAGGGTCAAAAAAAAGTACATTCGGAGCAAAGAATATGGAttggatggaaaaaaaaaaaaatcatattacaaaTCAAATAATATGTTGGATAAAATACAGGCTACGGACGACGATGATCCCCAATTTCATTATATTTGTGATACGAAAACTCAATATCAAGAAGAACAAACAAATGTACAAAATTCAGTTAAATCTGTTCACTCCctctctcttcctttccttcCCTAATTCCATTGTTCTCTACATTCCAGATGAGGATGTCCGGTTTATCCTCTGAGCACCCAATCTTGGTGCCGCAGGTTTGGCGCCTCGTCCTCGCCCAGCTGATAAAGGCTTCGCCTTTGTAGTGGGCAGGGGAGCAGCAATGGCAGCCCACGGATCATCATCGTCAACCGATACACTTGATTTCACATTCAAAGGTTTTGATCCTGTTTTTGGAGGAGGGGCAGCTATCGAACCCCACAAGTCATCGTCTTCCTCTTTGGTAGCCTTCGCTGCAGTTTTGGGACGCAGACTTGTAACTGAGTGAACAGATTGGTCTCATTAGAAATTCCATCAAAAACTGAACATGACAATAAAAGGTAGATCTGAAATTAAACAAGCCCGCAGCCAACCAAAAGAATAAACAAATACAGAGGCAGGTCTATAGGAATAGTTGTAGATTAGGGTCCTAAATGCATCCAGGATTTCCAGGCACACAAAacccaaaagaaaacaaaaacaagagattCAAGAATAAGGGCTTGTTTGGCTATTTGctgtgttgtgttgtgttgcAAAAGCAGTCATAAAGGTAATATTTGATAAGTAAAGTATATTACTGAGTTTATCAATGTTGAATGCTAAGTAATAATTGCTAGGTTAATATTTTCTGTCGTGACATAGATATGCAAAATAACTATAAATGATAATGGTATATTAAATAAGcattataaacaaatattttatactaaattatttataatatttaaagtgatattacaaaattataaactCAACATGCTCCTGAGATAACTAAATAAAATAGCATGGAAATATGTCATTTATTACACACAAAAAAGTAAGTAATTCACTAGTCAAATTAGATGCAGTAGTATGAAAGACGTTAATGACTTTTCATACATGcttaaaattaaagagaaaaattatctatttcttttttttaaatagtcaGTCCCATAAgctattttacttttaatttaaaataggtGGTTCTTGCTTTTTATTTAAAGCAACTtaaccttcttttttttttaagtttcgaCTGTGCTTTAAAAGCAAAGTTGTTCTTGACAAAACAttacttttttaatttcttttagtaaAAAGCAATTATGCTTTAAAAACACCAAAAACACCATCAACTATACCTTATCCTAAAGAAATTATGGTCCAACCTCCCATAAAATATATGGGTGTTTTGCAAAGGGTAATGAAGCATAAGGTTTCCTctactttgtttattttgtgggGACTGCTGTCCTGACTCCTGAGGGATTtcctttgatttcttattttcttcaccATTGCCTCCACTGACCAAAAGAAAAGGTTTCTTTAACTAGAGAACAAATTAGCAAGTTTAGTTCAGAATTGTATTTATTGATCAACTGTGAGAGGTTCAAGAATATGGCTGTAAACACCACCGGCCATTGATTTAGGTACCTGGACCATATCTGCTATTTTAGGGCAACTTGTGCAGAAGTGTACCATAAAATACATATTCATGCAGATACACTTGCTCAAACATTTTCATCAAGTTTCTTAAACTATCTATAAGATTGTTCATGAACATACATTTTTAGTTGGTACCTCCATTTTGATCATACAGTCAAGATAATGCGGCACAAATTACTGTTAATGTGTCTTATTGAAGTTAATGTTTGCAAATAAGCCCTACTACAAGTGAAAAGGATGTTATTACCTGGTGGTTTGGGCTGTGAGACAGGCCGCTTTTGTGCTGCTTGAATGTTTGCAAGAGCTGGAGATGGCTTTGGCTCCTCAAGTGGCTCAATATCATCCCATCCATCTTTATCGCTTTCATGCTCTTCATGAAGTCCATTTTCAAGTTCTCCCCAGCCATCAGTTGATGTAGGGGACACAGGAGCAGGTTGATCTGCTGTATCTGAACTGGAATTTACATGGACTGGCATTGCACGAGAACTATCCATCTCTGTAGTCATTGCAAGAAAGTAAAACTGAAATATTAACTTATGGAGTCAATACATCAATTACATCTAGAGATTGAAATAGCTTTCAAGAAAGGGGGGGAAAGTGCAAGTGAAACAACTGCATCATCCAAAATGTTGCATGCACAAATACCTGCCTAGAAACTAGGTcaaaaaacaactaaaagaaTCTATTCTTGGCTCTGTCTTTTTTGCTACTGATACAAGCAATCTATAACAGTCCCATTATGTGAAAATTAATCTAATCCCATTTCCAATCTACCAGCACCCAGGGGCTCAAATACAAAAAGAGTGGGCTAAGGTGGGGGAGGCAATTATTACCAACAAGTTCACTTAGTAAAAATGGAAGATGCAGAAGAATAAACggcataaattttaattaaaatgagtTTGTTGTTGAAAGAATAAGAGTTTTGCATATACACCAAgcatccaaaataaataattatcaatttaataCAAACTTCTCCTGGAGGCTTAGTCAAACATCAACCTTCCAAATTTTAGCCTCGTTTGTTTCTGTTTATATTGAAGAAAGAGaataagtttttgaaaattttgtaaatgaaGACACCCTCCTACTGGTTTCAGCAGTTTTCGAACCCTAATCAAACACAAGAACCCATTTAAAGCATCAGACAATTGTAAACCTGGGCAgctaagaaataaaaaacaactTGGGTGGTTAACTCTAGTCGGGTAAAGGggaaattgaataaataaacgGAGAAAAAATTCCCTAAGATTTTGGATTGGTAACGTGCCACCAGCTGGCCAGGTTGTTACAAGTAGGCCTCTCTATAccttttgtataatttttttttttttggaggtgTTGAACCTTCCTAGAATCAACTTTTGGATTGTATGCATGAATTTCCAGTGTGAAAGCATTTTGATAAATAGAGGATCCTTATTTTTTTGTCTGACCCTCTTCTTTTGTACATCGGTAGTAACACCCTTTAATACCTTCTATGGTTATAGatcatcattttaaaaaaataaaagttcgAATTTGAGAcaattttcaacaaaataataaattatcagGCCACTTATGGAAGAAGTGGTCAATCGCATATTCAATTGAATCGAACTATTTTCAGATTTCTATGGCTTAATTTCTTTCATTGCCACTGTTGCTCAATTATAAGGTTGAGGTTTCGTATAGCAGTTCCCCTTTTTCTAAATGTCCATATTAACGCTCAATTCTACTTGAGGTATTCTTTATTTGACATCACACAAAGCCAaaagaataatgctattggtatacctttgtgtagcccaagtGTACACAAagtgtaccaatgacaaaaatatcctcatGAGCCCATAAAGGTACGTGAGATGTATGGACAGGGGACGGAGCCAGCATAGGCCCAGTGCAGGCCATGGCCCTCACTGGGCCTTGGCCCTCCATTAATGATGAGAAAATTTTGATCGGCTTTCTGgtttatactaatttttaatatatttatattatttattatttttttctttaaataaattttgccctcactgaaaatattttttggctCTGCCACTGCGTATGGAGGCGACGTGAGACGTATGGAGgcaaggggtattttggtcataatacccctttgtgtagcccaagatgtacaaaaatgatgtacatctagcatgattcaagccaaaaataaaaccaaaaacaaaattgcCAATGTCCCTTCCAAATAAATACAGTTGAACAAAAGGAACATTAGGAGAAAATATTTCCTTTTTGataagaacaaaacaaaatacgAACAATGTGGTGAATCTTTGTTCTAACTTCTAAAGGCATTGTAACCTTTTTTCCTGCTGTTCTAATTTGTTGTCAACAATAAACAAATAGGAGACTCCCCTTTAAACAACTAAACTTGCCTTTCAATCATGATTTTGAAACATTTCATTTATGTCAAACCTATAAAAGAACACCTAGCCAACGGGCAGACatgcaacaaaaaatgaatccCTCAAGGAAAAAGCAAATTAGCATTTAACCACAATTAAAgaacaataaataaagaaacaatTACGTAATCAACAGACAAACGTACCCGAGTTGTCATTGGAGACCAAAGAAGTAAGAGGTGCACTAGAATTCACAGAATGTGTATGCTCAGAAGGTTTTCCTTTGAGGGTCAAGGAACTCATGGCCCACCTGCATTGCAGTTGGGACCTTCAGCATCAAGTGAAATCTTTTGGCAAACAAGCATAAAAGGTATGACTTGttgaatatatatttcaatcTTGTTAAGACAGCAAGGACAAGACTCCCACAAGTTAGAACAATAACAAGAATCAccagccttaatcccactagataggattggctacatgaattctagatctccaaCTGTCTCTATTCATGTCCATACACTTTGTAAGGCTATTATATCCTGTCATGTCAAAAGATTCCCTGCTAAGTTTTCTTTGGTTTGCTTGTCCCTCTTCTGCTACAAATGTTTTGCATTTCATTCTTTGGTTTGCTTgtccctcttttgctacaaatgtTTTGCATTTCATTCTTTGGTTTGCTTGTCCCCCTTTTGCTACAAATGTTTTGCATTTCATCCACTTGCTCACAGGTGcttctattggtcttcttctcatatgtCCAAACCATTTTAATCATGACTTTTTCATCTTATCTCCAATAGGTATCACTCCAATTCTTATTTCATACAATCTCacttatttttttgtcttttcttgtatgacaCTATGATTGCACATCCACCAGAACATTCCGATCTCAACTATGCTCATATTTTACACATATTGGCACTTAATCACCAATATTCTAGGCCATACAACAAAGATGGTCTTTTTGTGTAGCCACACAAGAAAGACTCCCACAAGTTATTAGCATAGCAATAACTTACCCAAGTAAACTTGCATTTCCGGGTATCGATGGGATTCCTCCACTTGATTCCCCAGTGCTATCCCCTGCATTTGACTGCATAAAAGGCAACAAACACAGAAAACAGTTATTCATATTCAATCTTAGAAGGAAAACAAGAATCAACATCACCATTACAGTTGGCATATTCTCCAAAACTTATAGTTATTTGAAGTTAAGTCTTCGTCTTCCCATAGAGATACTACTTTATGCTAGtaaaaatcttttcttttttttttcagaaagtAGTACGAATCATGACAATATgcttaagtttttttttttttcctctgtctctctctaACTCTTTCATGCTGCTAGTTCAAATATTAATCAGTATCTTTGGTATATAACCAAGAGTTCACTGAGAAAAGGCATTAAATAGATAACTAGAACATTGCTATATTAGTCAATACTACCAACGGTGCTATTGCCAAACTGATTTATATAAGGTGAATTAACAACTTTGTAACTCACTGTAGTATGGCTATTTGATTCCACAACCTCTCTAacccttttaattttttgctaaGAAGGGAAGCACCATTTTAATGCTAAGTGTTTTTAGTAAGGATCAAGGCATTTAACTTCCTGTAGAAAATCCATATTTCATAAATGCAATTGTCAGGTAAGGTAAGGACAGGATGTGCAATGCTGTAGCATAGCATAATCTTGAAAGCCAAAGGAAGGAAGCCATGTCACAGTAAAACTTTGCTGTTTCTCTTGAGAAACCAtacataaagaaaatgtaagccGAATTGGATAAGAAATAGATCTTGACAAACACAAGGTAACATTCCATCTATTGTTTGGGAAGACAATGCCTTGTAGCCTCTGAAACATGTTCAAACTAAGTTTGCCtccaaaagataagaaaaaaagatgagGATGGACTGAAATCTACagcaagaaaaggaagaaaaccaGCAACAGACCTTTTCATGGCACCGCTTCACTATTTGCAAAAATTGGTCAACTGCTTGGAATGCCTTGGATCGAACATCACTGTTCCAAAGAAGGGCAGTCAGAATCATGTATACTCCAAAAAGAAGGGTGTGCTTTTGTGTTTCAATTACCCAATGtagaaaataaaaccaagaacGAGGAAGTAATTAACATCCAAAAAAGAGAAGTGGAGATGATTTAGGAATGTAAACTCATCCCTAAAGTTGAGGCAAATATAATCACAATCCTAAAGTTAAGGTCCTAGGCATGTGCTACACATCTGTCAACACCCATACCAAGAGATGGGAGATATCTGTTCAAGATGCCaaaatcatcacaaaaaaaaaaaaaaaaagatattgaaAAGGTAAACATTAATAAAGAAACATctaacaataaaattatcaaaacaaacaGATAACCTGTCAGGATCAATGATAAGTACAACAATATTTGGCAGAATCCTGGTTGCTATCTCAGTGTCATCATAATAAGAACTGGTGGCACATAAAGCCATAACACCTGCCACACCAAGCATAGTTAAACCATGTCAAAGTACGTgtaaacagagagagagagagagagagagagagccatataaaagaatatgaaatgaaattaataaAGGCTATTCAAAAGTAATCATAGGAAACCAGGACAGATGGTTCTTACCTGCCCCTCGGGCAGGAGAGAATGTATCACGCAAAGCACGGACTGTGAATGCATTTATCAAAACTCTCTTCCGTGTCTGCAATGCAGTTCTAGATCTATTGGTTATGCTTAACACAATGAAAACATCTTATGAAACAGGAACTATTATATAGAACATTTAGCATGTAATCAAAGTTGAATCCAAAATTAAAGCTATACTGCAagtcaaaatgaaaaaaagtaaaataaaaaagaaacctAGCTAGCTCTCACTAACCCCTTCGTTAAGATAGCTGGCAATATTCCCAAGCAGTATAGTGGTATTTGTTCTAATAGCTGGTTCTTCATCAACCTGTATAATTGTAAGCATGAAAAAAAGACAAAACTTAACATGTTCTAGATTTACAggtaaatgaaaagaaattgcaactGCATCAAGCTATTGGTGTTATTACAATAAGTTAACTGTACTTCAAAAGGATATCCTGTGCACgtaaatgaaaatcaattttaatgCCCTACGATTCAATCAACAAATTGAAGACTTAATACCTGTAGCTTAGACAGATACTTCAAAAGAGACCCTGAGATAGTGCGTTGAGACAGCTGTAcaagttggaaaaagaaaaaacagtaTTTAGACAGGACTTGTAAACCAGAAATCATCATTAAGATGAACAGAATAGCATGATAGGAGGGTATCTCTTAACTAGTATATGGAAGTGGAGGACTTTCAGGATATAAAAAAGCATGCATAcaagaaatgaaaacataagCCAGTAACATTTTTAATATGGATAATAAGAAAGGAAATATATTGACCAGTCCATAATGAAATATACCTATTCTTTGCAACTCAGCAATACCACATACTAATAACAATTTGATAGAGCTATCATAATTTGGCATTTAGGGCCCTAGCCTTGTTTCCAAGAGTTGAAATCGGAAACACAGCCAATAGACCATGATTGCTGATGTTAGCAATGAGATATCAGCAAGCATGGTCCCAATGTGGAAGCTTTAAGAACACATATACACCACTAACCAACTTCACGTTCTAAAAACCCTCTATGTCAATTATTTCTCAAACACATAGAAGGTTGTTCAAACAAATATCATGAAAAGAGAACCAACTATTGCTACCAAAAGTGAAAGATACACGCACCTTAGGAGCCAGAACAAGCATGGATTTAAGAGTCAACTCTCGCAGGAAAGCAGATGTGTCAGAAAACCCAGTAGCAACATGAGGGTAAACCTAAAACAGAGCATCATGGATATATTTTAGGATGTCCAGCTCTATAATGAAAAGGGCCATTAAAATTTATGTACAGGACTTAAATTATCAGAATTAGTTGAATCTTAAGAAGACAGAACAATCATTTATCCTGAATGCATACTTGCTCATCAACAATTTGTGATGATAGCGACTCTCCATATTGATCAATATGCTGCAGAAGACTAACTCGAATAGCCCGGTCATTGGAGGCAAAGAGTTTAACAATAGTTGGTAATACCTGAAATGAACGTAGATAAGATTATAGAGAATAAGAtgctaagaaaggaaaataatcaaaatatcaacTAATTTAAGAAGAAACCAAATGGTTGAACAATTATTAGAATTGTGAACCtaataaaaagaacaaacttcTTTACTTATCAGAAAAGAAAAGCCACCGCGAGGAACTGAAAGAGTATGACCTTACTGCTGAATTCTTCTGGTGAAAGCCATGAACCCATTTTTAACAGCGCAGTCAATGCAGGGGCAGCAGCTGAACCAAATTCTAGGGCAGAAGCTAATAAAGGAAGCAACTGCACAGATGAGACAACAGATAATGACTTTGAATTGGCAAGCACTGAAACAAACTGAAATATTTACCAGGTCATATTAGAAAGCTAAGATACCTTTTTCAGCACAATTTCGCGAGGGAGCTGTTCTGCTAGGGTGGGGAGCTTGCGGAAGAAAGTATCCTTCTCAACACTGTCTTTCAAATTCAGGATTTCCATAAAATGAATGGTGTCTACCAACTTATTTTGGAAATATTCTGGCAATAACAATTTGCTTCTATTATTAAATGCAGAAAAATGAAGGGAATAGAAGAGAaatattgataatatttaatcattgtttggggggggggggggggggggtgttaagATGACCCAAACATAAATCAAAATGGATCAAATAAATATGTGATGAGGAAAGCtaacaagaaagagaaatgaatgAACGTAATTAGAACTCTTACA
This genomic stretch from Diospyros lotus cultivar Yz01 chromosome 1, ASM1463336v1, whole genome shotgun sequence harbors:
- the LOC127807239 gene encoding uncharacterized protein LOC127807239 — its product is MLRFLKGVVAGSGSGPNNLPYNLGEPYSSAWGSWTHYRGTSKDDGSPVSIFSLSGNNANDGHLAAGRNGVKRLRTVRHPNILSFLHSTEAETSDGSTTKVTIYIVTEPVMPLSEKIKELGLEGTQRDEYYAWGLYRIAKAVSFLNNDCKLVHGNVCLASVVVTQTLDWKLHAFDVLSEFDGNNEASSGPMLQYEWLVGAQYKPVEQSKSDWAAIRKSPPWAIDSWGLGCLIYELFSGTKLSKTEELRNTASIPKSLLPDYQRLLSSMPSRRLNSSRLVENSEYFQNKLVDTIHFMEILNLKDSVEKDTFFRKLPTLAEQLPREIVLKKLLPLLASALEFGSAAAPALTALLKMGSWLSPEEFSSKVLPTIVKLFASNDRAIRVSLLQHIDQYGESLSSQIVDEQVYPHVATGFSDTSAFLRELTLKSMLVLAPKLSQRTISGSLLKYLSKLQVDEEPAIRTNTTILLGNIASYLNEGTRKRVLINAFTVRALRDTFSPARGAGVMALCATSSYYDDTEIATRILPNIVVLIIDPDSDVRSKAFQAVDQFLQIVKRCHEKSNAGDSTGESSGGIPSIPGNASLLGWAMSSLTLKGKPSEHTHSVNSSAPLTSLVSNDNSEMDSSRAMPVHVNSSSDTADQPAPVSPTSTDGWGELENGLHEEHESDKDGWDDIEPLEEPKPSPALANIQAAQKRPVSQPKPPVTSLRPKTAAKATKEEDDDLWGSIAAPPPKTGSKPLNVKSSVSVDDDDPWAAIAAPLPTTKAKPLSAGRGRGAKPAAPRLGAQRINRTSSSGM